From one Cucurbita pepo subsp. pepo cultivar mu-cu-16 chromosome LG17, ASM280686v2, whole genome shotgun sequence genomic stretch:
- the LOC111778153 gene encoding novel plant SNARE 13-like isoform X2: protein MRECKRLIKDFDREIKDEETKSSPEVHKQLNDEKQSMIKELNSFVALRKTYMNSLGNKRVELFDEGGVSQPTADDNVRMASSMTNQELIDAGKKTMDETDQAIERTQKVVEQTIEVGTQTAVTLKGQTEQMGRIVNELDTINFSIKKASQLVKEIGRQVATDKCIMLFLFLIVCGVIAIIVVKIVNPNNKDIRDIPGLAPPAPARRLLYLRTPEHFE, encoded by the exons ATGAGGGAATGTAAAAG ATTAATAAAAGATTTTGACCGTGAAATCAAGGATGAAGAGACCAAAAGTTCACCGGAAGTGCATAAGCAGCTCAATGATGAGAAGCAATCAATG atCAAAGAGCTGAATTCATTTGTTGCATTGAGGAAAAC GTACATGAATAGTCTTGGTAATAAAAGGGTTGAGTTATTTGATGAGGGAGGTGTAAGTCAACCTACAGCTGATGATAATGTTCGGATGGCCTCAT CAATGACAAATCAAGAGCTTATAGACGCTGGGAAGAAGACAATGGATGAGACGGATCAGGCTATTGAACGCACTCAAAAG GTGGTTGAACAAACTATTGAAGTGGGAACTCAAACTGCTGTTACATTAAAAGGCCAA ACTGAACAAATGGGCCGCATAGTAAATGAGCTTGACACAATTAATTTTTCGATTAAGAAAGCATCCCAGCTTGTGAAAGAAATTGGGAGACAG GTTGCTACGGATAAGTGCATCATGCTGTTTCTATTCCTCATTGTCTGTGGAGTAATAGCCATTATCGTAGTGAAG ATTGTGAACCCCAACAACAAAGACATCAGGGATATTCCTGGACTGGCACCTCCAGCTCCTGCAAGGAGGCTTTTGTATCTGAGGACGCCTGAACATTTCGAGTAA
- the LOC111779044 gene encoding pentatricopeptide repeat-containing protein At3g06430, chloroplastic-like, with protein MAAMASFSFSFSFSSSLLPSSVSIDHGFVSFSPIVPSPHSNTLIVRCAFAAPARKSPPPSPSSSPFKKTHWKQGEFPGITQTSAPKKTPLKNVKKKLDRENHAKAWANTVTEALSDHIANKRWLPALEVFEMLREQPFYEPKEGTYMKLIVLLGKSGQPHRARQIFDIMVEERCEATSELYTALIAAYCRNNLIDDAFSTLNLMKTLPGCQPDVYTYSTLIKACVDDSRFELVESVYEEMAERLISPNTVTQNIVLSGYGKIGKYEQMEKVLLGMLESTSCRPDVWTMNIILGVFGNEGQIEMMERWYEKFRNFGIEPETRTFNILIGAYGKKRMYDKMCSVMEYMRKLQFPWTTSTYNNVIEAFADVGDATSMEYTFEQMRAEGMRADTKTFCCLINGYANAGLFHKVISSVKLAGKYEIPENTSFYNAVIYACAKAEDLMEMDRVFKRMKNKHRQPDTKTYSIMIEAYGKQGMNDRVHYLEIEKKQVIDDALDNESVGDR; from the exons ATGGCAGCCAtggcttctttctccttctccttctccttctcctcctcgCTCCTTCCTTCTTCTGTTTCTATCGATCATGGCTTCGTTTCCTTTTCCCCCATCGTTCCTTCTCCACACTCCAATACTCTCATTGTTCGCTGTGCTTTTGCAGCCCCCGCCAGAAAATcccctcctccttctccttcttcctcaCCTTTCAAGAAGACGCACTGGAAGCAAGGTGAATTTCCAGGCATTACACAGACATCCGCCCCCAAGAAGACTCCTctcaaaaatgtcaaaaagaaattagacCGCGAGAACCACGCCAAGGCTTGGGCCAATACCGTCACTGAAGCCTTGTCGGACCATATCGCCAACAAACGTTGGCTTCCAGCTCTTGAG GTGTTTGAAATGCTCCGCGAACAGCCGTtttatgaaccaaaagaagGAACTTACATGAAGCTGATTGTTCTACTTGGAAAATCAGGCCAACCACATCGTGCCCGTCAGATTTTTGACATAATGGTTGAAGAAAGATGTGAAGCTACCTCTGAACTTTACACTGCTTTGATTGCTGCTTATTGTAGGAACAATCTCATTGATGATGCGTTCTCCACTCTGAATCTGATGAAGACCCTCCCTGGCTGCCAGCCTGACGTCTACACTTATAGCACCTTGATCAAGGCATGTGTAGATGATTCTCGCTTTGAATTAGTCGAATCCGTGTACGAGGAAATGGCAGAACGACTGATATCTCCAAATACAGTGACCCAGAACATAGTCTTAAGTGGTTATGGCAAGATAGGGAAGTATGAACAGATGGAGAAAGTTCTTTTAGGAATGCTTGAAAGCACAAGTTGCAGACCGGATGTGTGGACAATGAATATAATTCTTGGTGTGTTTGGTAATGAGGGGCAGATTGAAATGATGGAAAGATGGTATGAAAAATTTCGCAATTTTGGTATTGAGCCAGAAACTCgtacatttaatattttgattggtGCTTATGGGAAGAAAAGGATGTATGATAAAATGTGTTCTGTGATGGAATATATGCGCAAACTGCAGTTTCCTTGGACGACCTCGACATACAACAACGTGATTGAAGCTTTTGCAGACGTGGGAGATGCAACGAGCATGGAGTACACATTTGAGCAGATGCGTGCTGAGGGCATGCGAGCAGACACCAAGACATTCTGTTGCCTTATAAATGGATATGCCAATGCAGGTCTCTTCCATAAGGTAATTAGCTCAGTTAAGTTGGCAGGAAAATACGAGATTCCAGAGAATACCTCATTTTATAATGCAGTTATATATGCGTGTGCTAAGGCTGAAGATCTAATGGAAATGGATAGAGTATTTAAGCgaatgaaaaataaacacCGTCAGCCAGATAccaaaacatattctattatGATAGAAGCATATGGGAAGCAAGGCATGAATGACAGGGTCCATTACTTGGAAATAGAAAAGAAGCAGGTCATCGATGATGCTCTAGATAACGAGTCAGTAGGTGATCGATGA
- the LOC111779045 gene encoding uncharacterized protein LOC111779045 — protein sequence MANLLGDDMDEIARYVSDVPPAHYTVKIESFSLLAKNCVDRFESGEFEAGGYKWKLVVHPLGNKSKNGDNHISLYLAIAGTDSLQTNREVFIVYRLFLLDQNNDNYLTVEDGKMKPRRFRGMKKEWGFDKYISLKEFNESSNGYLVDDTCVFGAEVFVCKENFKGGKGECLSMVKSPIIHKHIWKIDNFSKLDAECHESRIFNAGDQKWKLRVYPNGRGSGEGSHLSFFLALADPTTLHPATKIYAEVTLRLQDQEHSKHHSGKVSYWFTASNPEVGGLRFILLSKFRQPNMGFLLKDVCIVEAEVNVLGVANAFS from the exons ATGGCCAATCTCCTTGGTGACGATATGGACG AGATTGCAAGATATGTTTCTGATGTCCCACCAGCTCATTACACGGTCAAGATCGAGTCGTTTTCATTGTTAGCCAAGAACTGTGTGGATAGGTTTGAATCCGGGGAGTTTGAGGCCGGTGGATACAAATG GAAATTGGTAGTCCACCCACTTggaaacaaaagtaaaaatggGGACAACCACATCTCTCTCTATTTGGCGATTGCAGGGACAGACTCCCTACAAACAAATCGGGAAGTGTTCATAGTTTATCGACTTTTTTTGCTTGATCAAAACAACGATAACTACCTCACAGTTGAAG ATGGCAAGATGAAGCCTAGGCGGTTTCGAGGAATGAAGAAAGAATGGGGTTTTGATAAATACATTAGCCTCAAAGAATTCAACGAGTCCTCAAATGGGTATCTGGTGGACGATACGTGTGTGTTTGGAGCTGAGGTCTTTGTTtgcaaagaaaatttcaaaggcGGCAAAGGGGAGTGTTTGTCAATGGTAAAGAGTCCCATCATTCACAAGCATATTTGGAAGATTGACAACTTCTCCAAGCTGGATGCCGAGTGCCACGAGTCCAGAATCTTCAACGCGGGGGATCAAAAATG GAAACTTCGAGTGTATCCAAATGGAAGAGGCAGTGGCGAAGGCAgccatctttcattttttctggCACTGGCAGATCCCACAACGCTACATCCTGCTACCAAAATATATGCAGAGGTAACGTTGCGCCTGCAAGATCAGGAGCATTCGAAGCATCATTCTGGAAAAG TTTCATACTGGTTTACTGCATCCAACCCAGAAGTTGGAGGGCTTAGATTCATTCTCTTAAGCAAGTTCCGGCAACCAAACATGGGTTTTCTGTTGAAGGACGTTTGCATTGTGGAGGCAGAGGTCAATGTCCTTGGAGTGGCCAATGCGTTCTCTTGA
- the LOC111778153 gene encoding novel plant SNARE 13-like isoform X1, translating into MASALQMTPQLEQIHGEIRDTFRALSNGFQKLDKIKDSNRQSKQLEELTGKMRECKRLIKDFDREIKDEETKSSPEVHKQLNDEKQSMIKELNSFVALRKTYMNSLGNKRVELFDEGGVSQPTADDNVRMASSMTNQELIDAGKKTMDETDQAIERTQKVVEQTIEVGTQTAVTLKGQTEQMGRIVNELDTINFSIKKASQLVKEIGRQVATDKCIMLFLFLIVCGVIAIIVVKIVNPNNKDIRDIPGLAPPAPARRLLYLRTPEHFE; encoded by the exons ATGGCCTCCGCCTTGCAGATGACTCCTCAGTTAGAGCAGATCCATGGTGAAATTCGCGACACTTTTCGAGCACTTTC AAATGGGTTCCAAAAACTGGATAAGATCAAGGATTCGAATAGGCAAAGTAAGCAATTGGAAGAGCTCACAGGAAAGATGAGGGAATGTAAAAG ATTAATAAAAGATTTTGACCGTGAAATCAAGGATGAAGAGACCAAAAGTTCACCGGAAGTGCATAAGCAGCTCAATGATGAGAAGCAATCAATG atCAAAGAGCTGAATTCATTTGTTGCATTGAGGAAAAC GTACATGAATAGTCTTGGTAATAAAAGGGTTGAGTTATTTGATGAGGGAGGTGTAAGTCAACCTACAGCTGATGATAATGTTCGGATGGCCTCAT CAATGACAAATCAAGAGCTTATAGACGCTGGGAAGAAGACAATGGATGAGACGGATCAGGCTATTGAACGCACTCAAAAG GTGGTTGAACAAACTATTGAAGTGGGAACTCAAACTGCTGTTACATTAAAAGGCCAA ACTGAACAAATGGGCCGCATAGTAAATGAGCTTGACACAATTAATTTTTCGATTAAGAAAGCATCCCAGCTTGTGAAAGAAATTGGGAGACAG GTTGCTACGGATAAGTGCATCATGCTGTTTCTATTCCTCATTGTCTGTGGAGTAATAGCCATTATCGTAGTGAAG ATTGTGAACCCCAACAACAAAGACATCAGGGATATTCCTGGACTGGCACCTCCAGCTCCTGCAAGGAGGCTTTTGTATCTGAGGACGCCTGAACATTTCGAGTAA
- the LOC111778701 gene encoding abietadienol/abietadienal oxidase, which yields MRMWEASPWSLLCVLTGLYALVLVARIRRKPKARAYRFPPGRRSWPLIGDSLQWYSAVASSHPPKYVEEQAKRYGKIFSCRVFGKWAVVSVDPVFNRYVMQNEGKLFKSSYPKSFRDLVGTNGVITAQGEQQRKLHAMASNMMRLHDLKFQFLRDIQIIIIQTLATFHNGQLICLQDVCRKIAINLMVTQVLGVSSESEVDEISGLFYDFVDGCLSVPINFPGFAYYRAMKAREQMIGKIKKKIAWHKARMAEGRSGEGMLGGVLEEQKLSDEAVADFIINLLFAGNETTSKTMLFAVYFLTHSPTAMKQLVDEQQSLTNNNGDHTITWQDYKSMPFTQCVIDETLRLGGIAIWLMREAKEEIEYSDYVIPKGCFVVPFLSAVHLDETIYREASTFNPWRWMELKNQEMRNWRSSPFFAPFGGGARLCPGAELARLQIALFLHHFVTKYRWTQIKGDRMSFFPSARLVNGFQIRLNTSQH from the exons ATGAGAATGTGGGAGGCCTCACCCTGGTCCCTGCTGTGCGTTCTTACAGGGCTGTACGCGCTTGTGTTGGTTGCAAGAATACGAAGAAAACCAAAGGCGAGGGCATACAGGTTTCCTCCAGGGAGGAGAAGCTGGCCTCTAATAGGCGATAGCTTGCAGTGGTACAGTGCGGTGGCAAGCTCTCATCCGCCCAAGTATGTTGAAGAACAGGCCAAAAGGTACGGGAAGATCTTCTCGTGCCGTGTGTTCGGGAAATGGGCAGTGGTGTCGGTGGATCCCGTGTTTAACCGATACGTTATGCAAAACGAAGGCAAGTTGTTCAAATCCAGCTACCCCAAATCTTTCAGAGATTTGGTAGGGACCAACGGTGTGATCACAGCACAAGGGGAACAACAAAGGAAACTCCATGCAATGGCCTCCAATATGATGCGCCTACATGACCTCAAATTTCAGTTCCTGCGAGATATTCAGATCATAATCATTCAAACCTTGGCCACTTTCCATAACGGCCAACTCATATGTCTCCAAGACGTTTGCAGGAAG ATAGCCATTAATCTAATGGTAACTCAGGTACTAGGAGTGTCGAGTGAATCAGAAGTGGATGAAattagtgggttattttacgACTTCGTGGATGGCTGTTTGTCTGTTCCTATCAACTTTCCTGGCTTTGCCTATTACAGGGCGATGAAg GCGAGGGAGCAAATGATAGgcaaaataaagaagaaaatagcgTGGCATAAGGCGAGGATGGCAGAGGGAAGGAGCGGGGAGGGAATGTTGGGAGGAGTATTGGAGGAGCAGAAGTTGTCGGATGAGGCAGTTGCTGATTTCATTATCAATCTTCTTTTTGCTGGGAATGAAACCACATCTAAAACAATGCTTTTTGCAGTCTATTTCCTAACCCACTCACCCACAGCAATGAAGCAACTTGTG gaTGAGCAACAGAGTTTAACAAACAACAATGGGGATCATACAATCACATGGCAGGATTACAAATCCATGCCCTTTACTCAATGT GTTATTGACGAGACACTTCGACTCGGAGGAATTGCAATATGGTTGATGAGGGAGGCAAAAGAAGAGATCGAGTATTcag ATTACGTTATTCCGAAAGGATGTTTCGTTGTTCCATTTCTTTCTGCTGTACATTTGGACGAGACTATATATCGAGAAGCTTCAACTTTCAACCCTTGGAGATGGATGGAGCTTAAGAATCAG GAAATGAGAAACTGGAGGAGTAGCCCATTCTTTGCTCCATTCGGGGGAGGTGCTAGATTATGTCCTGGAGCAGAATTGGCCCGCCTCCAAATTGCTCTATTTCTCCACCACTTTGTTACCAAGTATAG GTGGACCCAAATTAAAGGAGATAGGAtgtctttttttccctctGCTCGCCTAGTCAACGGCTTCCAAATTCGCTTGAACACATCCCAACACTGA